The sequence CAGTTTGAAGGAAGAAGGACTTCCAAAAATGTCATATCAAATGGTGTTGTGGCATGCTTTATGGCGGCATTCGGAGGATATTATCTGCCGTTTGTTGGCGGATTCATCGGTGCAATCGCAACAGCAACTTCAGACACTTTGGCATCCGAGATTGGGGTTTTGGACCAGCACCCTCGATTGATTACGACTTTCCAAAAGGTGGATCCCGGCACTAACGGTGCCGTTTCAGTTCTGGGAACTGCTTCAGGCATTGTCGGTGCAGCAATCATTGGGATAGCGGCTTATCTGTTAGGAATCATGGCAAATCCGGTATCTGCAATTGCGGTTTCTATTATCTCCGGAACTGTAGGTTGTTTTATGGATAGTATTTTAGGTTCCCTTTTTGAAAACAGGAATCTGCTTACAAATGAGCATGTGAACCTGATTGCAACAATTGTAGGGGCAATTGTTGGAATTTTGTTAATCTAACTTTATTTTGATAGTATTGTTTTTTTTATAAAATTTATGTTTATGCCAGTCAAATCACTAATTTTCACTTCATCGAGCCCTTTATTGTACATGTTTATTACAATCTCTCTTTCTTTTTCATTCACTTTGTCTTGCGCGTAATCTTCTACTATTTTCATATTTCCACCAAGCAAATTTCTTATTGTCATGTTCAAATTTTCTGTTTCAACAAACTTGTCGGTTAATAATAATTCAATTCCTTTAATGAATTGTCCGATATCGTTGTTGAGATTGTCTATATTTGTTATTGTAATTGCCGTTTTTAAGATAATTTCTTCAATGTTCTCATTTGTTTTCATGAATGGAACTAAGCTAAGCTTTACTAATTCTTCTTTGCCTAGCACTTCTTTGTTTTCTATTTTATAATTTATCATATTTAAAAATTGATTACCGTCGTGATTGTGTAGAGAATGGATATATATTGGAAAAGAAGAATCTTTGTTTATCTTATACACTTTTGTCTTTTCTTTTTCGGTAGTGCTTAGAACATGTAATTCAATTTCTTTATTGTATTCATTTTTTAAATGGTCTATTAAAGCAGTATATAATCTAAATCTTTTTTCATCGTCGATGTCTACATAACTACTTTGAAATTCAATAATGAAAATTTGATTCTCGACTTCAAAAACTAAATCTGGTTTGTATATTTTTGGGTCAAGTATACTGAATTCAGTTTGATGAATCTCTTTAATTTCTCCTTTCAGATTCATTATTTTAAGAAGTGTCGGACCAAATTTTTGACCAACATTTTTAAAAATTAAATCTTCATGGAATTTCAAATGTTTCACCTCACATTCTTTTATTAAATTATTCTTTATTTTAAATTTAAATGTATTTAAACTTGTTTATTTAAATTTAAAGCATTTTTACAATGTTAAATAAATATTATGGACTAAAATAAATTTTGTTTTACTTTAAAATTAATCTGAGGATAATAAAATTAGGTAGTTAAATTTAATTTTTAAATAAATTATTTAACTATCAAAAAACAAAATTTATATTATTATAATTTAGGTGATATTATGAAGGGAATAGTCTTAATCATGGATGGTATGGGGGACCGTCCTATCAAAGAATTAGATAATCAAACTCCTCTTCAAGCTGCAAATACTCCAAACATGGATAAAATGGCCAAAGAAGGAATAACTGGAATT is a genomic window of Methanobrevibacter sp. containing:
- a CDS encoding TIGR00297 family protein, whose amino-acid sequence is MVEEVMVNWVYVILLFILGFITYRRKSLDLFGSAVMIIMGIVIIFSAGVNWLMLIVLFLIMCLLATRYSKRYKRSLGQFEGRRTSKNVISNGVVACFMAAFGGYYLPFVGGFIGAIATATSDTLASEIGVLDQHPRLITTFQKVDPGTNGAVSVLGTASGIVGAAIIGIAAYLLGIMANPVSAIAVSIISGTVGCFMDSILGSLFENRNLLTNEHVNLIATIVGAIVGILLI